The DNA segment CATCATCCTCGAGCAACTGGCCTCTGCTTTCTCGGTGCTGACCGACGATGAAAAAGAGCTGGGCGTGTGTCTGGTGGATATCGGTGGCGGGACCACCGACATAGCGATCTTCACTGAAGGTGCGATTCGCCACACGGCGGTGATTCCGATTGCTGGCGACCAGGTCACCAATGACATCGCCATGGCCTTGCGTACGCCGACCCAGTACGCCGAAGAAATCAAGATTCGCTATGCCTGCGCCCTGGCCAAACTGGCCGGCGCTGGCGAAACCATCAAGGTACCGAGCGTGGGCGACCGTCCACCCCGTGAGCTGTCGCGTCAGGCCCTGGCAGAAGTGGTCGAACCTCGTTACGACGAGCTGTTCACCCTGATCCAGGCCGAACTGCGCCGCAGTGGTTACGAAGATATGATCCCGGCCGGCATCGTGTTGACCGGCGGGACCTCGAAAATGGAAGGTGCGGTGGAACTTGCCGAGGAAATCTTCCATATGCCGGTGCGCCTGGGCGTACCACATAGCGTCAAGGGATTGGCCGACGTCGTGCGCAACCCGATCTACTCCACGGGTGTGGGTTTGCTGCAGTACGGGCTGCAAAAACAGTCGGACGGCATTTCGCTGTCCGGCCTGGGCGTTGGTAACGGTACCTATGGCGATGAACCAAAGGCTCCCGTGCTCGAGCGCTTGAAGCGTTGGGTTCAGGGCAACTTCTGAATCCCGCGCTTGAAAGTGGTAAGCGGCAGGCGATAGGCAAACAAAATAGAGAGCTGAAGGAGAGGGAAAATGTTCGAACTCGTAGACAATGTCCCGCAGAGCCCGGTAATCAAAGTTATCGGTGTAGGTGGTGGTGGCGGCAACGCGGTCAACCACATGGTCAAGAGCAACATTGAAGGTGTCGAGTTCATCTGCGCCAACACTGATGCCCAAGCGCTGAAAAACATCGGCGCGCGGACCATTCTGCAACTCGGTACCGGTGTGACCAAAGGTCTGGGCGCCGGTGCCAACCCTGAAGTGGGCCGCCAGGCCGCACTGGAAGACCGCGAGCGCATCGCAGAAGTCTTGCAAGGCACCAATATGGTGTTCATCACCACCGGCATGGGCGGCGGTACCGGTACCGGTGCAGCGCCGATCATCGCGGAAGTGGCGAAGGAAATGGGTATTCTCACCGTTGCGGTGGTGACCCGTCCGTTCCCGTTCGAAGGCCGCAAGCGCATGCAGATCGCCGACGAAGGCATTCGCATGCTGGCTGAAAGCGTTGACTCGTTGATCACCATCCCCAACGAGAAGCTGCTGACCATCCTGGGTAAAGACGCCAGCCTGCTGTCGGCATTCGCCAAGGCTGACGATGTACTGGCAGGTGCCGTTCGCGGTATTTCCGACATCATCAAGCGTCCGGGCATGATCAACGTCGACTTCGCTGACGTACGTACCGTGATGAGCGAGATGGGCATGGCGATGATGGGTACTGGTGCTGCTACCGGCCCGAACCGCGCCCGCGAGGCCACTGAGGCGGCAATTCGCAACCCGCTGCTCGAAGACGTCAACCTGCAGGGCGCCCGCGGCATCCTGGTCAACATCACTGCAGGTCCGGACCTGTCGCTGGGTGAATACTCCGATGTGGGTAGCATCATCGAAGCGTTCGCCTCTGAGCACGCGATGGTGAAGGTCGGCACCGTGATCGATCCGGACATGCGCGACGAACTGCACGTTACCGTAGTGGCCACAGGCCTGGGTGCGCGTATCGAGAAGCCGGTCAAGGTCATCGACAACACCCTGCAGAGCGCGGCTCCTCAGGCCTCGATCCAGCAACCGGCGGCTGCTGTACGCGAGCCTGCGGCAGTGAATTATCGCGATCTGGAGCGTCCGACCGTCATGCGTAATCAGGCTCACGCCGGTGCCAGTGCTGCGACTAAACTCAATCCTAACGATGATCTCGATTATCTGGACATCCCGGCCTTCCTGCGTCGTCAGGCCGATTGATTGATGGAATTTATCAGAGCTATAAGGGCGATTGGTGTTCAGCAAAGGCGTGGTCTGCTATTATCGCCAGCCTTTGTTGATATCCGTTCGCAACTAGCGCTGAAGCGGCCAATACCATGATTAAACAACGTACCCTGAAAAATATTATCCGTGCCACAGGTGTCGGTCTGCATTCCGGGGAAAAGGTATACCTGACCCTCAAGCCTGCACCTGTGAACACCGGTATCGTCTTTATCCGTACCGACCTTGACCCCGTAGTGGAGATCAAGGCCTGGGCAGAGAGCGTCGGTGAAACCACGCTGTCGACCACCCTGGTTCAGGGCGACGTCAAGGTCGGCACTGTCGAGCACCTGCTGTCGGCCATGGCCGGTCTGGGTATCGACAACGCCTATGTCGAGCTGTCTGCGGCTGAAGTGCCGATCATGGACGGTAGCGCCGGTCCTTTCGTGTTCCTGATCCAGTCCGCTGGTCTGGAAGAGCAGGATGCGCCGAAGCAGTTCATCCGTATTCTGCGTGAGGTCACTGTCGAGGAAGACGGCAAGCGTGCCACGTTCGTGCCTTTTGAAGGCTTCAAGGTGAGCTTCGAGATCGATTTCGATCATCCGGTGTTCCGTGACCGTATCCAGACCGCCAGTGTCGATTTCTCCAGCACCTCTTTCGTCAAGGAAGTCAGCCGGGCTCGTACTTTCGGTTTCATGAGCGACCTGGAATACCTGCGCAAGCACAACCTGGGTCTGGGTGGCAGCGTTGAAAACGCCATTGTCGTCGACAAGGAAGGCGTTCTGAACGAAGACGGTCTGCGTTACGAAGACGAGTTCGTCAAACACAAGATTCTCGATGCCATCGGCGACCTGTACCTGCTGGGCAACAGCCTGGTGGGTGAGTTCCGTGGCTACAAGTCGGGCCACGCTCTGAACAACCGTCTGCTGCGCGCCCTTATCGCCCAGAAAGACGCTTGGGAAGTCGTGGTCTTTGAAGATGCCAGCACGGCTCCGATTTCCTACATGCGTCCTGTAGCGGCCGCATAGGTAACGGGTTAAAAGCTCTACTCTCTTTCCTTTCTTTAAGGGCTGCCTTCGGGCGGCCCTTTTTTTATCTTTTTTTCAGGCGCAGGGTGAGGTTGGACTATCTCTAGAGCCTGGACGAGCCAGCCTGCGCAAAGAAAAAGGCTGCCTTGCCAGCAAGCGCGATCGCTGGCCGACGGTAACGTTTCTAACCCGCTTCGACTCGCTGATGCTCGCTTTAATTAGTTGGCTATCAATAAGCCAGGTAGCGTGGCTTTTAATATTGTTTAATTTTAATAAGCCATCACTGTAAATGTGTGAAAAGTCAGAATGTTTTGTAGGAAAAGGATGACTGGTGTTCCTTTCGCCTTTGATCGGGTTTTTACAAATGGTAATGCTGTTATGATCGGCGCCACATACAGCACTACTCATCCTTCGAGGGGTCACGGTCGTTTCTCAAAAAAACGCTTCAATGCGTTTTTTCGGGCGGGCTTCCTGCATCCAGTTTTTGCGAGGGGGGTGGTTATTTCGATTTGAGAAAGGTGTCCAACTTGAATGCATGCAGTAGTGCCCTGGTCAGATTGAAGTCCAGAGAGGCATTGATCGGTATTGTCGGCCTCGGGTATGTCGGACTTCCGCTCATGTTGCGCTATAACATGATTGGCTACAGGGTTTTGGGTATTGATGTAGATGCGTCTAAAGTGGACGCGCTTAATGCCGGTCTGAGTTATATAGAGCACATACCGGGCTCTGCTATCACCCAGGCGCGCGCGTCAGGTTTCGAGGCTACTCTGGATTTTTCCCGTGCCGCGCAATGCGATGCACTTATTCTTTGTGTGCCCACGCCCCTGAACAAATATCGCGAGCCAGATATAAGCTTTGTGGTCAGCACTATCGATGCGATCAGACCTTACTTGCGCGAAGGGCAGGTGGTCTCCCTGGAGAGTACGACCTATCCTGGAACCACCGAAGAAGAACTGCTGCCGCGCATACAGGATGCAGGGCTGACAGTCGGTGAGCAGATCTTCCTGGTCTATTCGCCAGAGCGCGAAGATCCGGGCAATCCCGATTTCAGGACACAGACTATTCCCAAGGTCATTGGCGGGCACACGTCCCAATGCCTGGCCGTTGGCGTGGCGCTGTACGAGCAGGCTATCGACCAGGTGGTGCCGGTCAGTTCTACCAGAGCCGCTGAAATGACCAAGCTGCTGGAGAATATCCACCGCGCCGTCAACATCGGGCTGGTCAATGAAATGAAGATCGTGGCCGACCGCATGGGCATCGATATCTTCGAGGTGGTCGACGCTGCCGCCACCAAGCCGTTCGGTTTCACGGCGTATTACCCAGGGCCGGGGCTGGGCGGGCACTGCATTCCCATCGACCCTTTCTACCTGACCTGGAAGGCCCGCGAGTACGGCCTGCATACCCGGTTCATCGAGCTGTCGGGAGAGGTCAACAGGGCAATGCCCGAATACGTGGTCGGCAAGCTCATGGATGGCCTGAACGAGCGTGGCAAGGCGCTAAAGGGCTGCCGGGTGCTGGTCCTGGGCATCGCCTACAAAAAAAACGTAGACGACATGCGTGAGTCGCCCTCGGTGGAAATCATGGAGCTGATCGAGGCCAAGGGCGCGATGGTGGCCTACAGCGATCCCCACGTGCTGGTGTTTCCCAAGATGCGTGAACACTGCTTCGATCTGCACAGTGAACCGCTGACAGCGGCCAACCTGGCTTCATTCGATGCAGTACTGCTGGCGACCGATCATGCATGTTTCGACTATGAACTGATCCGTCAGCATTCACGCCTGCTGGTCGACAGCCGTGGCAAGTATCGCCAGCCCGAAGCCCATATCGTAAAAGCCTGACCCCTCTGGAGTTGTCCATGCAACGTTTTGCTCTACTCGGTGCTGCCGGCTACATCGCTCCTCGGCATATGCGTGCCATCAAGGAGACCGGCAATCAACTGGTCAGCGCCTGCGACATCAACGACTCGGTAGGTGTCATCGACAGCCTGTCGCCACACAGTGAGTTTTTCACCGAGTTCGAGCGCTTCTACGATCATGCCTGGTCGCTCAAGCGCCAGCCTGGCAAGGCCCTGGATTACGTCTCGGTGTGCAGCCCCAATCACCTGCACCACGCTCATATCAACGCCGGGCTGCGCCTGGGGTGTGACGTGATCTGTGAAAAACCGCTGGTACCCAGCTTGCATCTGCTCGACGACCTGGCGCACACCGAACAGCAGACCGGCCGCCGACTGTGGAACATTCTGCAACTGCGCCATCACCCGTCAATCATCGACCTCAAGGCGCGTGTCCAGGGCGGTGCTGCGCACAAGCACGAGGTCGACCTGACCTACGTCACCTCTCGTGGCAAGTGGTACATGGAGAGCTGGAAGGGTGACCCGCGCAAGTCATTCGGGGTGGCGACCAACATCGGCGTGCACTTCTACGACATGCTGCATTTCATCTTCGGCAAGCTGCAACGCAATGTCGTGCACTTTACCGACCCATCCAAAGCCGCAGGCTATCTGGAGTACGAGCACGCGCGGGTGCGCTGGTTCCTGTCAATCGATGCCAATGACCTGCCCGATGCGGTGCGGGGCAGTAAACCGACCTGGCGCTCGATCACTGTTGATGGCCAGCAAATCGAATTCTCCGAAGGCTTTACCGACCTGCACACCGTCAGCTATCAGAAGGTGCTTGCTGGTCAGGGTTATGGCATCGAAGACGCCCGGCACTGTGTCGAGACAGTCGAAGTTATTCGCAGCGCAACGCCCGTAACCGCGCGCGGTGGTGAGGGTCATCGCTTGTTGAACGGCCTGTTGGGTTGAGGTCGTGATGGCTATCGAGGTTCATTGCAGCGCCATTGTCGACGATGGCGCACAGATCGGAGAGGGCACGCGCATCTGGCACTTCGTGCATGTGTGTGCGGGCGCACGGATCGGCAAGCACTGTTCGCTTGGGCAGAACGTATTTGTCGGCAACCAGGTGCTGATCGGCGACCAGGTCAAGATCCAGAACAACGTCTCGGTCTACGACAACGTCACCCTGGGCGATGGTGTGTTCTGTGGCCCGAGCATGGTCTTTACCAATGTCTATAACCCGCGCTCGCTGATCGAGCGCAAGGCCG comes from the Pseudomonas sp. StFLB209 genome and includes:
- the wbpA gene encoding UDP-N-acetyl-D-glucosamine 6-dehydrogenase, with the protein product MNACSSALVRLKSREALIGIVGLGYVGLPLMLRYNMIGYRVLGIDVDASKVDALNAGLSYIEHIPGSAITQARASGFEATLDFSRAAQCDALILCVPTPLNKYREPDISFVVSTIDAIRPYLREGQVVSLESTTYPGTTEEELLPRIQDAGLTVGEQIFLVYSPEREDPGNPDFRTQTIPKVIGGHTSQCLAVGVALYEQAIDQVVPVSSTRAAEMTKLLENIHRAVNIGLVNEMKIVADRMGIDIFEVVDAAATKPFGFTAYYPGPGLGGHCIPIDPFYLTWKAREYGLHTRFIELSGEVNRAMPEYVVGKLMDGLNERGKALKGCRVLVLGIAYKKNVDDMRESPSVEIMELIEAKGAMVAYSDPHVLVFPKMREHCFDLHSEPLTAANLASFDAVLLATDHACFDYELIRQHSRLLVDSRGKYRQPEAHIVKA
- the lpxC gene encoding UDP-3-O-acyl-N-acetylglucosamine deacetylase, with protein sequence MIKQRTLKNIIRATGVGLHSGEKVYLTLKPAPVNTGIVFIRTDLDPVVEIKAWAESVGETTLSTTLVQGDVKVGTVEHLLSAMAGLGIDNAYVELSAAEVPIMDGSAGPFVFLIQSAGLEEQDAPKQFIRILREVTVEEDGKRATFVPFEGFKVSFEIDFDHPVFRDRIQTASVDFSSTSFVKEVSRARTFGFMSDLEYLRKHNLGLGGSVENAIVVDKEGVLNEDGLRYEDEFVKHKILDAIGDLYLLGNSLVGEFRGYKSGHALNNRLLRALIAQKDAWEVVVFEDASTAPISYMRPVAAA
- a CDS encoding acyltransferase: MAIEVHCSAIVDDGAQIGEGTRIWHFVHVCAGARIGKHCSLGQNVFVGNQVLIGDQVKIQNNVSVYDNVTLGDGVFCGPSMVFTNVYNPRSLIERKAEYRSTQVGKGATLGANCTIVCGVSIGEFAFVGAGALVNRDVPAYALIVGVPGRQIGWMSEFGEPLGLPLEGQGLARCEHSGATYRLRGRLLNKEPEA
- the ftsA gene encoding cell division protein FtsA; protein product: MANVQSGKMIVGLDIGTSKVVALVGEVAADGSLEIVGIGTHPSRGLKKGVVVNIESTVQSIQRAIEEAQIMAGCRIHSAFVGVAGNHIRSLNSHGIVAIRDREVSSADLERVLDAAQAVAIPADQRVLHTLPQDYVIDNQEGVREPLGMSGVRLEAKVHVVTCAVNAAQNIEKCVRRCGLEVDDIILEQLASAFSVLTDDEKELGVCLVDIGGGTTDIAIFTEGAIRHTAVIPIAGDQVTNDIAMALRTPTQYAEEIKIRYACALAKLAGAGETIKVPSVGDRPPRELSRQALAEVVEPRYDELFTLIQAELRRSGYEDMIPAGIVLTGGTSKMEGAVELAEEIFHMPVRLGVPHSVKGLADVVRNPIYSTGVGLLQYGLQKQSDGISLSGLGVGNGTYGDEPKAPVLERLKRWVQGNF
- a CDS encoding Gfo/Idh/MocA family oxidoreductase, translating into MQRFALLGAAGYIAPRHMRAIKETGNQLVSACDINDSVGVIDSLSPHSEFFTEFERFYDHAWSLKRQPGKALDYVSVCSPNHLHHAHINAGLRLGCDVICEKPLVPSLHLLDDLAHTEQQTGRRLWNILQLRHHPSIIDLKARVQGGAAHKHEVDLTYVTSRGKWYMESWKGDPRKSFGVATNIGVHFYDMLHFIFGKLQRNVVHFTDPSKAAGYLEYEHARVRWFLSIDANDLPDAVRGSKPTWRSITVDGQQIEFSEGFTDLHTVSYQKVLAGQGYGIEDARHCVETVEVIRSATPVTARGGEGHRLLNGLLG
- the ftsZ gene encoding cell division protein FtsZ, which produces MFELVDNVPQSPVIKVIGVGGGGGNAVNHMVKSNIEGVEFICANTDAQALKNIGARTILQLGTGVTKGLGAGANPEVGRQAALEDRERIAEVLQGTNMVFITTGMGGGTGTGAAPIIAEVAKEMGILTVAVVTRPFPFEGRKRMQIADEGIRMLAESVDSLITIPNEKLLTILGKDASLLSAFAKADDVLAGAVRGISDIIKRPGMINVDFADVRTVMSEMGMAMMGTGAATGPNRAREATEAAIRNPLLEDVNLQGARGILVNITAGPDLSLGEYSDVGSIIEAFASEHAMVKVGTVIDPDMRDELHVTVVATGLGARIEKPVKVIDNTLQSAAPQASIQQPAAAVREPAAVNYRDLERPTVMRNQAHAGASAATKLNPNDDLDYLDIPAFLRRQAD